A stretch of the Dyella sp. 2HG41-7 genome encodes the following:
- a CDS encoding ABC transporter permease has product MTLFAVTRLELRRLFVRPLGWIVAALALAELGWRFALLLQIFLLNQVKLAALPDGPGYTDLVAVRMDSSFITGSPLPFGVIELALLLVPLLTMTTLASERSSGTLPLLFATGLSATRILIGKYLAVLIWLALWLLLAMAVPLSLAHGATLDWGKLAAATSGTFLALAVLGAIGVACSAFASHPAVAAVAALMISLALYCINLGAQLAGINSGFINWLAMSTHQENLLRGLVSTADVTWFLLAIAVALILGTQRLAADKERN; this is encoded by the coding sequence ATGACACTTTTCGCTGTGACGCGGCTGGAGTTGCGCCGCTTGTTTGTGCGCCCGCTTGGATGGATCGTCGCTGCGCTGGCGCTCGCGGAATTGGGTTGGCGCTTTGCGTTGTTGTTGCAGATTTTTCTGCTCAATCAGGTGAAGCTCGCGGCGCTGCCGGATGGACCCGGCTACACCGATCTGGTGGCGGTGCGGATGGATAGCAGCTTTATCACTGGCAGCCCGTTGCCGTTCGGCGTGATCGAACTTGCGCTGTTGCTGGTGCCGCTGTTGACAATGACGACGTTAGCCAGCGAACGCAGCAGCGGCACGTTGCCGTTGTTGTTCGCCACAGGGCTTTCCGCGACGCGCATTTTGATCGGCAAATATCTGGCGGTGTTGATTTGGCTCGCCCTGTGGTTGCTGCTTGCGATGGCGGTGCCGTTGAGTCTTGCGCATGGCGCGACGTTGGATTGGGGCAAGCTTGCTGCAGCAACATCGGGGACGTTTCTTGCGCTTGCTGTGCTTGGCGCTATTGGCGTCGCGTGCTCGGCGTTCGCATCGCATCCAGCGGTTGCTGCCGTGGCGGCGTTGATGATCAGCCTTGCGCTTTACTGCATCAATCTTGGCGCGCAGCTCGCGGGCATCAATAGTGGCTTTATCAATTGGCTGGCGATGAGCACGCATCAGGAAAACTTGTTGCGCGGGCTGGTATCGACTGCGGATGTAACGTGGTTTCTGCTCGCCATAGCGGTCGCGTTGATCTTGGGCACGCAACGTTTGGCGGCCGACAAGGAGCGCAACTGA
- a CDS encoding DUF4350 domain-containing protein, with product MNAPLTRRLNGWLAALLVLLGAGAIGFLTARHDHVADWTFNSRVSMSPETRAVLTKLNGPVDIVSYASPQGDLRQTIAAFLQRYEQAKPDLHVSFVDPQQDPNAMRNLGITVDGELILHYRDRQQRLDTLNERSLTDALERLVRGNDRIVAFVTGDGERRADGVANADLGTFASQLSQRGMRAVPLNFSQVAAVPNQTDLVVLAGPQAALSPGATKALTDYLGSGGNLLWLADPGNMDASLQPMADALSIRVLPGELVDASSSALGLKDPRMIALGDYPPSAITRGFTLATLFPEVAPLAQVRKSEWNVEPFLRSSPQATTQSLGGNAAAPLKGPLDFGFALSRLSPSPAKSEQRVVVIGNGDFLSNSYLGNGGNRALGDRIFDWLLGDDELINMPPRGAPDRVLTVSQGELSALSIIFILIMPVLLLVIGGVIAWRRRRA from the coding sequence ATGAATGCGCCGCTTACTCGTCGCCTCAACGGTTGGTTGGCTGCGTTGCTTGTGCTCCTCGGTGCGGGCGCGATCGGTTTTCTTACCGCGCGTCACGATCATGTCGCCGATTGGACGTTCAACAGTCGCGTCAGCATGTCGCCGGAAACGCGCGCGGTGCTTACCAAGCTCAACGGCCCGGTGGATATCGTCAGCTACGCGAGCCCGCAGGGCGATCTGCGCCAAACTATCGCGGCGTTCTTGCAGCGTTACGAACAGGCGAAGCCCGATCTGCATGTGAGTTTCGTCGACCCGCAACAAGATCCCAACGCGATGCGCAATCTTGGCATTACGGTGGATGGCGAGTTGATCCTTCATTATCGCGATCGTCAGCAGCGCTTGGATACGTTGAACGAGCGCAGCCTTACCGATGCGCTGGAACGCTTGGTGCGAGGTAACGATCGTATCGTGGCCTTTGTCACCGGCGACGGCGAACGACGCGCCGATGGTGTCGCTAATGCGGATCTCGGCACATTCGCTTCGCAACTTTCGCAGCGCGGTATGCGCGCCGTGCCGTTGAATTTCTCGCAAGTCGCGGCGGTTCCGAATCAAACGGATCTCGTCGTGCTGGCGGGGCCGCAAGCAGCACTGTCACCGGGCGCCACGAAAGCGCTGACGGATTATCTCGGCAGCGGCGGCAATCTGTTGTGGCTTGCCGATCCCGGCAATATGGACGCAAGCCTGCAACCGATGGCTGACGCACTCAGCATTCGCGTGCTGCCGGGCGAGTTGGTCGATGCGTCATCGTCGGCGCTTGGTTTGAAGGACCCGCGCATGATCGCGCTCGGCGATTACCCACCCAGCGCGATTACACGCGGCTTTACGCTCGCCACGCTGTTTCCGGAAGTCGCGCCGTTGGCGCAAGTGCGCAAGAGCGAATGGAACGTGGAACCATTCCTTCGTTCGAGTCCTCAAGCGACGACACAATCGCTAGGCGGCAACGCAGCAGCGCCGTTGAAAGGTCCGCTGGATTTCGGTTTTGCTTTGAGCCGACTGTCGCCCAGCCCCGCGAAAAGCGAGCAGCGCGTCGTGGTCATCGGCAACGGCGATTTTCTCTCTAACAGTTATCTCGGCAACGGCGGCAATCGCGCGCTGGGCGACCGTATTTTCGACTGGCTGCTCGGCGACGACGAACTGATCAATATGCCGCCGCGCGGCGCGCCCGATCGCGTGTTGACCGTTTCGCAGGGCGAGCTGAGTGCGCTCAGCATTATTTTTATTTTGATTATGCCGGTGCTGTTGCTGGTGATCGGCGGCGTTATTGCGTGGCGGAGACGACGCGCATGA
- a CDS encoding DUF4340 domain-containing protein — protein sequence MKRAVRRQLALIVAVIVLLAAAAWQLRSDENAAPGTLLSFKPETITRVSLAMGATPTEKYVKRDEHWWRIDQGDPVRADDRRIGELIRIAAAPVQSWQPAANYDIAKIGLAPPQAKLTLDDATLSFGSMTAIGHDVYVQTGERVGIVSMLYMPRSAQSTSVQAQ from the coding sequence ATGAAACGGGCTGTACGCCGGCAATTGGCGCTGATTGTTGCTGTGATTGTGCTGCTCGCCGCAGCGGCATGGCAGTTGCGCAGCGACGAGAACGCCGCGCCTGGGACGCTGTTGTCGTTCAAGCCCGAAACGATCACGCGCGTCAGTCTGGCGATGGGCGCCACGCCGACCGAAAAATATGTGAAGCGTGACGAACATTGGTGGCGTATCGATCAGGGCGATCCGGTGCGCGCGGATGATCGTCGCATCGGCGAGCTGATTCGTATCGCCGCCGCGCCGGTGCAGAGTTGGCAGCCCGCTGCCAACTATGACATCGCGAAAATCGGCCTAGCACCGCCGCAAGCGAAGCTGACGCTGGACGACGCCACACTCAGCTTCGGCAGCATGACGGCGATCGGTCACGACGTTTACGTGCAAACCGGCGAACGTGTCGGCATTGTGTCGATGCTTTATATGCCGCGTTCGGCGCAAAGCACCTCCGTGCAGGCGCAGTAA
- the mutM gene encoding bifunctional DNA-formamidopyrimidine glycosylase/DNA-(apurinic or apyrimidinic site) lyase translates to MPELPEVETTRRGIAPHLIGHRITSVTLRRADLRWPIPREISELLPGQRIDEVERRAKYLLLHTHAGSALLHLGMTGVLRVLPPDITPGAHDHVDMHLEPLRGEKPRILRFTDPRRFGCLLWQAPGTTHELLADLGPEPLTDAFDGDLLWRRSRGRKAAVKLFLMDNAIVVGVGNIYASEALFAAGIDPRRQAGSVSRARYQRLAGEVKRILAWAIERGGTTLRDFLNPDGAPGYFFRELFVYGREGEPCKVCGTAIRQQVIGQRSTFWCPHCQK, encoded by the coding sequence ATGCCTGAATTGCCGGAAGTCGAAACCACGCGTCGAGGCATTGCGCCTCATCTGATCGGTCATCGCATCACCAGCGTGACGTTGCGTCGCGCGGATTTGCGCTGGCCGATTCCGCGCGAAATCAGCGAGCTGCTACCAGGCCAACGTATCGACGAAGTGGAACGCCGTGCCAAATATTTGCTGCTGCATACGCACGCGGGAAGCGCGCTTCTGCATTTGGGCATGACCGGTGTGCTGCGCGTGTTGCCGCCGGATATTACGCCGGGCGCACACGATCACGTCGATATGCATCTGGAACCCTTGCGAGGCGAAAAGCCACGCATCCTGCGTTTTACCGATCCGCGGCGCTTTGGTTGTTTGTTGTGGCAAGCGCCCGGTACTACGCACGAACTGCTAGCCGACCTGGGCCCGGAACCACTTACCGATGCATTCGACGGCGATTTGCTGTGGCGGCGTTCGCGCGGTCGCAAGGCTGCGGTGAAATTGTTTTTGATGGACAACGCGATCGTGGTCGGCGTGGGCAATATCTACGCCAGCGAAGCATTATTCGCGGCCGGCATTGATCCGCGTCGTCAAGCGGGCTCCGTATCGCGCGCCCGTTATCAACGCCTGGCGGGCGAAGTGAAACGCATCCTGGCGTGGGCGATCGAACGCGGCGGCACCACGCTGCGCGATTTTCTCAATCCGGATGGCGCGCCCGGCTATTTCTTCCGCGAATTGTTCGTCTATGGACGCGAAGGCGAGCCGTGCAAAGTGTGCGGCACGGCGATACGCCAACAAGTGATCGGACAGCGCTCCACGTTTTGGTGTCCGCACTGCCAAAAGTGA
- a CDS encoding thymidine kinase, with protein MAKLYFYYSSMNAGKTTNLLQSAYNYFERGMRTLILTPALDNRYGEGVVASRIGLKSQAQRFAADTDLLALVRANIAEHGELHCVFVDEAQFLSKAQVWQLGDVVDVLKIPVLAYGLRTDFRGELFEGSSYLLAWADVLEEIKTICHTGSKATMVVRVDEQGRAITEGPQVEIGGNERYVSVSRAEFKKITQGRGRIELKQPHLPLDEKP; from the coding sequence ATGGCCAAGCTCTACTTCTATTATTCGTCGATGAACGCCGGCAAGACCACCAACTTGCTGCAAAGCGCTTACAACTACTTCGAGCGCGGCATGCGCACCTTGATTCTCACGCCGGCGCTGGACAATCGCTACGGCGAAGGCGTGGTGGCGTCGCGTATCGGGTTGAAATCGCAGGCGCAGCGTTTTGCGGCGGATACCGATTTGCTGGCGCTGGTGCGCGCGAATATCGCCGAGCACGGCGAACTGCACTGCGTCTTCGTCGACGAGGCGCAGTTCTTAAGCAAGGCGCAAGTGTGGCAGCTCGGCGACGTGGTCGACGTGCTCAAGATTCCCGTGCTTGCCTATGGCCTGCGCACCGATTTTCGCGGGGAATTGTTCGAAGGCAGCAGTTACCTTCTGGCCTGGGCCGACGTGCTGGAAGAGATCAAGACGATCTGCCACACCGGCAGCAAGGCCACCATGGTCGTGCGCGTGGACGAGCAGGGGCGCGCGATTACCGAAGGCCCCCAGGTTGAGATCGGTGGCAACGAACGCTATGTCTCGGTAAGCCGCGCGGAGTTCAAGAAAATCACGCAGGGCCGCGGGCGCATCGAATTGAAGCAACCTCATTTGCCGCTGGATGAAAAGCCCTGA
- a CDS encoding UvrD-helicase domain-containing protein: protein MLNPQQLAAVEHVESPLLVLAGAGSGKTSVITQKIAHLVQRRKLAASKIAAITFTNKAAREMRERVSKLVSADDATALTVCTFHALGLKFLQIEHARAGMRRGFSVLDADDSENIVKELAPKGVKPDVLFGLRNLLSRAKNSGLSPEEALAAARSPRELEAATIYDLYQQRLAAFNAVDFDDLIRLPLRILESDEECRNAWRERLRYLLVDEYQDTNDAQYRLLKALAGERGNFTCVGDDDQSIYAWRGANPENIEQLGKDWTNLRVIKLEQNYRCGKRILRSANQLIANNPHLHTKKLWSEHPEGAPIRVIECKEAEHEAERIAGMAATLAEKHKVRWHDMAILYRGNFQARPLEKALRLARVPYHLTGALSFLDRAEVKDLLCYLRLLTNPSDDAAFLRVVNVPKREVGSTTLEKLGQIAQSKHCSLLEATRSDSVLRQLTPRPAAALASFSDLLDELRSASLHESAADLVDRILTRTNYAAHIAAGTPDAALRERRMGNMRELADWFRAMQKGNNSAGDLASQLALLSHADRDEPGNALRMMTLHSAKGLEFRFVFIVGCEEGTLPHDGAIDEGRIDEERRLMYVGITRAKELLTLSWSAKTKRYGEVHNNQPSRFLHELPQDDLHWEGKDPEADKEAVRETAESHMAKIAAMLAGN from the coding sequence ATGCTCAACCCCCAACAATTGGCCGCTGTCGAGCACGTCGAAAGTCCGCTGCTGGTGCTTGCGGGCGCCGGCTCCGGCAAAACCTCCGTTATTACGCAGAAAATCGCGCACCTGGTGCAGCGTCGCAAATTAGCCGCGTCGAAAATCGCCGCCATTACGTTTACCAACAAGGCGGCGCGCGAAATGCGCGAACGCGTCAGCAAGCTGGTAAGCGCAGACGATGCAACGGCGCTTACGGTGTGCACGTTTCACGCCTTGGGCTTGAAGTTTCTGCAAATCGAACATGCGCGCGCCGGCATGCGTCGCGGCTTTTCCGTATTGGACGCGGACGACAGCGAAAACATCGTCAAGGAACTGGCGCCCAAAGGCGTGAAACCCGATGTGCTGTTCGGCTTGCGCAATTTGCTGAGCCGCGCCAAAAACAGCGGCTTGTCCCCGGAAGAAGCGCTCGCCGCCGCGCGCAGTCCACGCGAGCTGGAAGCGGCCACGATTTACGACTTGTATCAGCAACGTCTCGCCGCGTTCAACGCGGTCGATTTCGACGATCTGATTCGCCTGCCGCTGCGCATTCTTGAAAGCGACGAAGAATGCCGCAACGCGTGGCGCGAACGCTTGCGTTATTTACTGGTGGACGAATACCAGGACACCAACGACGCGCAATATCGTTTGCTGAAAGCGCTGGCGGGCGAGCGCGGCAACTTTACCTGCGTGGGCGACGACGATCAGTCCATCTACGCGTGGCGCGGCGCCAATCCCGAGAATATTGAACAGCTCGGCAAGGATTGGACGAATCTGCGCGTGATCAAGTTGGAGCAGAACTATCGCTGCGGCAAGCGCATTCTGCGCTCCGCCAACCAGCTGATCGCCAACAATCCGCATCTGCATACCAAAAAGCTGTGGAGCGAGCATCCGGAAGGCGCGCCGATCCGCGTCATCGAATGCAAAGAGGCGGAGCACGAAGCCGAACGCATCGCCGGTATGGCGGCGACGCTGGCCGAGAAGCACAAAGTGCGCTGGCACGATATGGCGATCCTGTATCGCGGCAACTTCCAGGCGCGTCCTCTGGAAAAGGCGCTGCGCCTTGCACGCGTCCCGTATCACTTGACCGGCGCGTTGTCGTTTCTCGATCGCGCGGAAGTGAAAGATTTGCTGTGCTATCTGCGCCTGCTCACCAATCCCAGCGACGACGCCGCCTTTTTGCGCGTGGTCAATGTGCCCAAGCGCGAAGTCGGCTCGACGACGTTGGAAAAGCTTGGTCAAATCGCACAGAGCAAACATTGCTCGCTACTCGAAGCCACACGCAGCGACAGCGTGCTGCGTCAGCTAACGCCGCGCCCCGCCGCCGCGCTGGCATCGTTCTCCGATTTGCTCGACGAACTGCGCAGCGCGTCTTTGCATGAGAGCGCAGCCGATCTGGTCGACCGTATTCTTACGCGCACCAACTACGCCGCCCATATCGCCGCCGGCACGCCGGACGCCGCGTTGCGCGAACGCCGCATGGGCAATATGCGCGAACTCGCCGATTGGTTTCGCGCCATGCAAAAAGGCAACAACAGCGCGGGCGACCTCGCCTCGCAGCTTGCTCTGCTGTCGCATGCGGATCGCGACGAACCCGGCAACGCCTTGCGCATGATGACCTTGCATTCGGCAAAAGGCTTGGAGTTTCGTTTCGTTTTTATCGTGGGCTGCGAAGAAGGCACCTTGCCGCATGATGGCGCGATCGATGAAGGCCGCATCGACGAGGAACGCCGCCTGATGTACGTGGGCATCACGCGCGCCAAGGAATTGCTGACGCTGTCGTGGTCGGCCAAAACCAAACGCTACGGCGAAGTGCACAACAACCAGCCCAGCCGTTTTCTGCACGAATTGCCGCAAGACGATTTGCATTGGGAAGGCAAAGATCCGGAAGCGGACAAGGAAGCCGTGCGCGAAACCGCCGAGTCGCATATGGCGAAGATCGCCGCGATGTTGGCAGGCAACTGA
- the bluB gene encoding 5,6-dimethylbenzimidazole synthase, protein MTDHRFSDAQREGLYRAIHERRDVRSQFLPDPIAPDVLARLLHAAHHAPSVGFMQPWDFVVIDSIEIKRAVKALYDDANADAAHNYSGDRAAQYRRLKLEGIVDSPINLCITCDRQRGGPHVLGRNTMLDADLFSTCLAVQNLWLAARAEGIGVGWVSIVDPSRLAETLGLPEQVYPLAYLCLGHVSEFLPKPELEMVGWRSRLPLEQLLHGNTWDGAVQDDSLLSAIRES, encoded by the coding sequence ATGACCGATCATCGCTTTTCCGACGCACAGCGCGAGGGTCTGTATCGCGCCATTCACGAACGACGCGACGTTCGCTCGCAGTTTCTGCCCGATCCCATTGCGCCCGATGTGCTGGCTCGCCTGCTGCATGCGGCGCATCACGCGCCGTCAGTGGGCTTTATGCAGCCGTGGGATTTTGTGGTGATCGACAGCATCGAGATTAAGCGCGCGGTGAAGGCGCTTTACGACGACGCCAACGCGGATGCCGCCCACAATTATTCCGGCGACCGCGCGGCGCAATATCGCCGACTGAAATTGGAAGGCATCGTCGACAGCCCGATCAATCTTTGCATCACCTGCGACCGTCAGCGCGGCGGTCCGCATGTACTCGGCCGGAACACGATGCTGGACGCCGATCTTTTCAGCACGTGTCTGGCCGTGCAGAACCTGTGGCTGGCCGCGCGCGCCGAAGGGATCGGCGTGGGCTGGGTGAGCATTGTCGATCCGTCGCGCTTGGCCGAAACGCTCGGCCTGCCGGAGCAGGTTTATCCGCTGGCCTATTTGTGCCTGGGGCACGTAAGCGAGTTTCTGCCCAAGCCCGAATTGGAAATGGTCGGCTGGCGTTCGCGCTTGCCGTTGGAGCAATTGCTTCACGGCAATACGTGGGACGGCGCCGTGCAGGACGACTCGCTGTTGTCCGCGATTCGCGAATCGTGA
- a CDS encoding AI-2E family transporter yields MSVLPESTRGVRVASYVLTALALVLVLRLHLLPALLAGLLVYELVHAMTPLLGRRISGERARLVVVTTLGVVVVGLLTLLIVALVGFFRNEISNPGLIWEQQLMPLVEKARVQLPASLTNLLPDSVDELRVMALDLTRRHAMSLQNAGKETARVLVHIILGLVLGALVALNRARPPHQIGPLAAALGVRCQRLAEAFHNIVFAQIKISLINTLATAVFLLGVLPLMDIHVPLAKTLVVVTFLAGLLPVIGNLISNTAVTIASLSVSLWVAAASLGFLIVIHKLEYFLNARIIGTQIRARAWELLVAMLVMEAAFGLAGLVAAPIYYAYLKSELEANEMI; encoded by the coding sequence GTGTCGGTACTTCCCGAATCCACCCGCGGCGTTCGCGTCGCCAGTTACGTGCTGACGGCGCTGGCGTTGGTGCTGGTGCTGCGATTGCATCTGCTGCCCGCGCTGCTGGCGGGCTTGCTGGTCTACGAATTGGTGCACGCCATGACGCCCTTGCTCGGCCGACGCATTTCCGGCGAGCGTGCGCGACTGGTGGTAGTGACGACGCTGGGCGTGGTGGTGGTGGGATTGCTCACCTTGCTGATCGTCGCGCTGGTCGGGTTTTTTCGGAACGAAATCAGCAATCCCGGACTTATTTGGGAGCAGCAGCTGATGCCGCTGGTCGAAAAAGCCCGCGTGCAATTGCCAGCATCGTTGACCAACCTGCTGCCCGACAGCGTCGACGAATTGCGCGTGATGGCGCTGGATCTCACGCGCCGCCATGCCATGAGTTTGCAGAACGCAGGCAAGGAAACGGCGCGCGTGCTGGTGCATATCATTCTCGGCCTGGTGCTGGGCGCGTTGGTGGCGCTCAATCGTGCACGTCCACCGCATCAGATCGGGCCGCTCGCCGCTGCATTGGGCGTGCGTTGCCAGCGTCTTGCCGAAGCGTTCCACAACATCGTCTTTGCGCAGATCAAGATTTCGCTGATCAATACGCTGGCCACGGCGGTGTTTCTACTCGGCGTATTGCCGCTGATGGATATCCACGTGCCGTTGGCGAAAACACTGGTGGTGGTGACCTTCCTCGCCGGGCTTCTACCGGTGATCGGCAACCTCATCTCCAACACCGCAGTGACGATTGCCAGTTTGTCCGTGTCGCTTTGGGTAGCGGCCGCGTCGCTTGGCTTTCTGATCGTGATCCACAAGCTGGAATACTTTCTCAACGCGCGCATCATCGGCACGCAGATTCGCGCGCGAGCGTGGGAGCTGCTGGTGGCGATGCTGGTGATGGAAGCGGCGTTCGGTTTGGCCGGACTGGTCGCCGCGCCGATCTACTACGCGTATCTCAAGAGCGAGCTTGAAGCGAACGAGATGATTTGA
- a CDS encoding HAD family acid phosphatase has product MIKSLPVLLGMSLLLCGCASQAPHPTAPASNATAPSQPAPVAHADDNLNAVAWTQTALEHDLIYQETFRSAQSQLLTALKDKNWDALPSDDRIASIKDLKPAVILDIDETVLDNSPYQARLIRSGGEYNEADWAAWCKEERARAMPGAVAFTQFAAKHGIAVIYISNRAQDLDSATIDNLRKVGLPVSGPDAFLGLGTILPGCDQVGTEKNCRRQLVSKRYRVLMQFGDQLGDFVTVLSNTATGRAQAMATYMGWIGTRWFVLPNPTYGSWEPALFNNEWGQPRDQRRLQKIRALHVD; this is encoded by the coding sequence ATGATCAAGTCTTTGCCCGTTCTGCTGGGCATGTCGTTGTTGCTTTGCGGATGCGCCAGCCAGGCGCCGCATCCCACCGCGCCCGCGTCGAACGCGACCGCGCCATCGCAACCAGCGCCTGTCGCCCACGCCGACGACAATCTCAACGCCGTCGCTTGGACACAGACCGCGCTCGAACACGATCTGATTTATCAGGAAACCTTTCGCAGCGCGCAGTCGCAGTTGCTGACCGCACTCAAAGACAAAAACTGGGATGCGTTACCAAGCGACGATCGCATTGCGTCGATCAAAGATCTGAAGCCGGCCGTGATCTTGGATATCGACGAAACCGTGCTCGACAACTCGCCTTATCAAGCGCGCCTGATTCGCAGCGGCGGCGAATACAACGAAGCCGATTGGGCCGCATGGTGCAAAGAGGAGCGCGCACGCGCGATGCCCGGCGCTGTGGCCTTTACGCAATTCGCCGCCAAGCACGGCATTGCGGTGATTTACATCTCCAACCGCGCACAGGATCTCGACAGCGCCACCATCGACAACCTGCGCAAGGTCGGCCTGCCCGTTTCGGGACCAGACGCGTTCCTTGGACTGGGCACCATCCTGCCGGGTTGCGATCAGGTCGGCACCGAAAAGAACTGCCGCCGCCAGCTCGTCAGCAAGCGCTATCGCGTGCTGATGCAGTTCGGCGATCAACTTGGCGATTTCGTCACGGTACTGAGCAACACCGCCACCGGCCGAGCTCAAGCTATGGCAACCTATATGGGTTGGATCGGTACCCGCTGGTTTGTGCTGCCCAATCCCACCTACGGTTCCTGGGAGCCGGCGTTGTTCAACAACGAGTGGGGCCAGCCGCGCGATCAGCGTCGCCTGCAGAAGATCCGAGCGCTACATGTAGATTGA